The Lepus europaeus isolate LE1 chromosome 5, mLepTim1.pri, whole genome shotgun sequence genome includes the window CCACATGTAGAAGAGTTGGAAGGTTTCGGAAAGTATAAAGACACAGAGTGGAAATTAGCCAAAAGCTTGCCAAGTGCTATTGGCTCTTTAGCGTATCTCCACCGTGTGCTCACCTAGCATCATTAcagctctctctctttaaaggaGGAGATTTCTGAAATCAAGGAGGAAGGGAACCTCGAAGCTGTCTTAAATTCCTTGGATAAAATTGTGGAAGAAGGCAGAGACCGCAAGGAGCCGGCCTGGTGAGgacaggggtggggaggtgaCAGGAGGGGCCTTTCAGaaccttttataaaaaaattatttatttatttatttaaagacttatttatttatttgaaagagttgcagagagagagaggtcttccatccactggttcactccctaattggctgcaatggctggaactgggacgatccgaagccaggagccaggagcttcttctgggtctcccaagcaggtgcaggggcccaaggactagggccatcttctactgctttcccagaccacagcagagagctggattggaagaggagatgtcaggacttgaaccagcgcccatatgggatactggcattgcaggtggcagctttacctgctatgccacagtgctggcccctgctccacttccaatccagctccctaccaatgcacctgggaaagcagtgaagaatggcccaagtgcttgggctcctacacccacatgggagaactagaagaagctcctggctcctggcctaggcctggtccagccccagccactgcagccatttggagactgaacaagcagatgaaagagctctcttcatctgtctctgcttttctctctgcaactctgcctttcaaataaaaaaatatatagataaaaatcttagaaaagagtGTACAGTGTGTACagtcagagaagaggaagaagaaatatataCAATCAGAGTCAggattcttgttttaaaaaaaaaaaaaaaaaaaagtaactggccCATATCCATGAGAAAGGGACTCATGGCCTCTGAGAGGGACCCTTTGATGGGGACAAGCAGAGATGAGAGCCCCAGCTTGGGGCTGGCTTGAGGGCAGATGGAGGAAGCTTTCCTGGGGCAGCTCCTCTCGGGACCACTGGGCctgtgggagctgggggaggagggcaacAAGAGCAGGCAGAAGAGTGGGGTTTGCAGTCACTTGTGGGTCAGGCTGGCCGGGCCTCTGGTGCTTACTCATCAACAAGTGTTTTGGGAGCAGCTACTATGTGCTTGATGCTATGTGAGGTGCAGTGAGCAGAGCTGACCCGGTGGGCAGCCCAGCTGCTGGCAGGTAATGAGCAAGATGCAGGGGTGGGGCCTAGGGCGCAGTGGACATGAGAAGCCGCCAGGGCCAGAACAGCCCCCACTCCCTTCGAGGACCCCAGGCCAGAGAAAGTAGGTAGCTTTTTTGTACTTTCCAAATTGTTTATGCTCTGTGACCTTACTACTTAAAAGAATTTTtacaactgaagaaaaaaaaatgttattttaaaaaattaatattaaaaatagatttgagagacagagtttccatccactggtttactccccaaacatccaTAAtaggttgggctgggccaggctaaagctggaagCTGAAAACTCCACCCTtgtctcccactcgggtggcaggaacccagggacttgaaccatcagtgCTACCCCCAAAGTCTACCTTAGCTTGAGCTAGAGGCAGACGGGGAACGCAGgagctctgatctgggatgcaggcatcgtcactggtgtcttaaccatgactaaatgcctgccccttaaaaGAATGTTTCAAAGAACCCACCGCCACCCCTGCTTACTCTCAGCTCCTCGGACCCGCCTTTGCTTCTCTTCTCACATCAGCCAAAGCCTACGGGGCCCCCTGGGCTTGGGGCCCTCTCGCAGGACCTACCCCATCTGGAGCtcatcctgctgcctcccctcttccctccctccagctcGCAGTCTGTTGAGGAGGATGCACGGCAGGACACCTGGCCAGCGGgtcagaggcaggggctggaaaGTCACGTCTGACCTGGAGTGTTAGACGGGAGTGTGCATTGTAGAACGGAGAGCTACAGGCTGTGGTTAGGAAGGCTAAGCTAGGGGCAGaaaggggggggtggggtggacccCTCGGCCTTGAAGCTGGGGAACAGCAGGTGAGCATCCCCACCAGGAGCAGGGCTTGGGAAGGAAGAGGGGCCACAGGAGAGGCTTTGGCAGCCAGCCCAACTTGGGACTCCAGGCGGGAATAGCACCATTTGGGCTTGGAAGTAGAATCCTCTCACAtacctgtccctccctccctccctgtcccctgtggCCCCCCAGGCGCCCCAGTGGGATCCCAGAGAAAGACCTGTGTAGCATCATGGCACCCTACTTCCTGCAACAACGGGACACCCTGCGGCACCACGTGCAGAAACAGGAAGCCAAGAACCGGCAGCTGGCAGACGCCATCCTAGCCGGGCGCAAGCAGGTGGAGGAGCTGCAGCTGCAGATCCAGGCCCGGCAGCAGGCCTTGCAGGTGAGTGTGCAGCCCTGCCTGCTTCCTCTCGTGTCTCTAGGGGACAGAGGTCCTCTAAGAGTCCCCAGTTAGTGGCCTCCTCCATCCCCGCACAAGGCAGGACCTGGATCAGCGCTCAGATGGGatgcagtgttgcaggcagtggcttaacccactgtgtcacaagcTAGCCCCTGAACTTAATTTCTGAAAGGGGCCCAAGGCCGCTTGGAGCCAATCTGGGTGAATAAGCGGGAGAGGGTGAGCACGCCGGATAATGCAGGTAGCGAGTGTggctgcagagggaggaggtgagtTTTCTCATGTGCTTGAAATTCAGGttcaaggggctggcgttgtatgAGCAAAGACGCCTCCTGCAATACAGGCATCCTaaatgagcacaggttcaagtcctggctgctccacttcccatccagcgcccCACTAATAcacttgagaaggcagcagaaggtagaggacttgggcccctgccaccgtgtgggagacccaggtggagttctgtgCTCTTAGCTTTGttttagccatttagggagtgaaccagcagatggaagatctccctctctttccctctctctccctctctgtcttttgaataaataaaatcttaaaagagggagggaggaggaggaagggaagagaggggaaaagaaaagaaaagaaaacaaaattaattgcAGGTCCTGGTAGAGGCACCACTCTTGGCTTCTCTACTGCCTTCATGTACTTGTCCACGTAATATCGACTTCAGTCCCTGGCTGTGCCCAGAGGGAACATATCCACGGCTCCCAGGTCCCCTGGCCTTCTCTTCCCAGGACCAGTTCGCTGTGGTCCCAAGGTCCTGCATTGGCGTACACAAGGGCCCCGAGTCTTGGGGAGGTGGCAGCAGGTGGAAGGTTGGTGGCCTGCTCTGTTCCCTCTTGTCCCCACCCCCTGCAGTCTCTCCATGTCATGACTGGTCCTGGGGCAGGTTTCACAGCTCAGAGCTGTGTCTCGGGCACTCTGGGGCCCTGCTGTTGGCAGCCTCCAGTCTCTAATAATGATCCGCAGAGCCCACCAGCTCTGATGTtcagtgcttcttttttttttttttttttttgacaggcagagtggacagtgagagagagacagagagaaagggcttccttttgccgttggttcaccctccaatggccgccgcggtaggcgcactgtggccggcgcaccgcgctgatccgatggcaggagccaggtgcttctcctggtctcccatggggtgcagggcccaagcacttgggccatcctccactgcactccctggccacagcagagagctggcctggaagaggggcaaccgggacaggatcggtgccccgaccgggactagaacccggtgtgccggtgccgcaaggcagaagattagcctagtaagccgcggcgccggccagtgctTCTGTTTTAAGAAGGGAAACTAAGCCCCCtactcttatctttttttttttttttttaagatgtatttatatatttcaaaggcagagtaacagagagagagagagagctttcatctgctggttcacgcctgaatcgccacaatgggtggagctgggccgattggaagccaggatccaggagcttcttccaggtcttccacgtgggtgcaggggcccaagcacttgggccatcctacactgttttcccaggcatattagcagggaactggattagaagtggagtagccgagacttaaactgacacccatatggggtgccggtgccacccaccatgccacagcaccagcccacaatCCCCCTGCTCTTAAAACCACCCCTCACCCACAGCTGCTACGGATTGTTTTTGAAGTAGGTCTGCTGCTGAGGCCATCAGTTTCCATGTCTGTAGCCCAACTGGAAGTTCATCTAATGCAGCCTGTGCTGGAAAGCTCGGACGAGGTCCCAGGACCTGGGGGCCTCTTTGGGGGCTTGTGAAGGCAGGTTCTGCTCGGGAGGCCCAGCCTGGGTGGCCAAGACCCCCAGCCTGCCATGATGCCGTGCCGATGGTGTGGACTTCCTAACAAGCCTGTGTCCTAACACACCGCACAAGGCCCCTGACGTGAGCCACAGACCTCATCCCTGTGGTCCTGGGTGAAAGCCAGGCCTGGAGTCAGAGATGTGGGGAAAGGATTTGGGTTTTCTTGTTCCCTGATTGTTGTTTCCCGTTGATTTCAGGCTCtgcacagagagcagagagagctgtTGGCTGTGCTGAGGGAGCCCGAGTGAGGAGACGGCCCTGCCCAGGAGCAGAGGGCAGCTGAGGTCGTGGGCCTGTGGTCCAGTGTGCTGGGCCTGTGACGCTCCCCTGGGGACAGCTGAAGTGGTGCCCAGTCCCTAGGCAGCCATGGTGTTtgctgcagggccaggccagagcagcgCCACTGCCACTGTGCCTTAGGGGCTCCCTTGGGTCACACACAGCACTCCCTTCAGATCCCCCCACTTGCTTCTAACTGGAGGGTGGTTGGCCAGCTCCACCCTGGCATCAGGCCCATGTGTGCCCTCTGCCAACTTCGGGCCCacaccacccccagccctgccggtGCCTGAGGCTTCCCCAGGTCCCGGCTCAGGGAGTCTGTTTTCAATCTCCACTGATTGCCCCCTTGCTGGCCAACCCAAGGGCCCTTGCCATATTCTCCCCACATCCGTAAATAAACTTCCTGTGCCGCTCTATAATCTGTGAGGATGCTTCCTCTGGCCCGGCTGCTCTTGGGCTCCCAAGTGTTGGCTGTAGTCACAGTCCTCCTAGAGCCTGCAGGCTGGGCCAGCTCAGCAGTGGTCAGCAGTGGGTAGACTTGACCATTGTGTTGTGGACAGTGGGCAGCAGAGCCCCTTGTGCCAGAGCCCCTTGTGCCAGGGGCTCCTGGGTTCCCTGAGGTCAGGACCATGAGCCAAGGTGGGTGTCGCTGTCCAGCTCACTCAGTCCTTTGCCTTTTGAGCTATTTCTGAGAAGGTAGCCATGGTGGGCCCTGCGTGGCTGGGTGCACAGACCAAGGTGGCACCCAGGGGTGTGACCAGTGCTGAGTCTGGCTTCTCACTACTTGTGTCCAGCCAGGACCAGCCAGAGGGTGCAGGTGGGGAGCAAAGGTTTTTACCTGGAGGGACATCACCCAAACAACCTAAGCCTTGCTCATTTGGTCTTGTGAGGGCACTGGGGACAGAGGAAGACACCGAGAAGGCCCTTTCGTGGCACCCACCTCGCCATAGCCTGTGTCGGGCCCTGGCTCCCTCTGCGTGTCCCTTCACCATGGAGCTGCAGCCTTCAAGCACCCGGAAGCCTCACTCCTGCCCAGCCTGCCCCATCTGGGCCTGAAGTATGTGTCAGACTGGCAGCAGGTCCAGGGGGTCGGTGGTGAGGGAGGACACAGGTCAGAGGAGGAGGCGTCAGGATGCCCTCCCCTCCAACTGACCTGAGGCAGTGGCGGCTCTCAGGTGTGGGATGGTGCTTTTTAGGTGGAGAGCTCTGTCTATAGGGCAGAGGACTTCCTTGTCACTAGTGGGAGGACTAGGGGTAGGGGAGTTTATTAACACTGGGGAGGCTGCAAGGGCAAGGAGATTGGAggctcaggagccagaggtgcaCTCCCTGACCTGCCACCACAGGCCCTGCTGCCCCACCTACTGTGCCCCACCTGGGGCCTCCCTGTCCTGTGCCCTGCATGGCCACCTTGCCCTGCCCAAAGATGGATGTGCGAAACAGAGCCCCCCAAATTGTGGGAAGCACTCTCAGCTTCCCAAACCCCAAGAATGAACTCGGACATAAAGTATGGTGAAAGTGAGACTTGGCAGATTGGTGTTGGTCTGAGAGCAGGCACACCTGGATCCGTTGTGGTCAGTGTTTTATCCCCTAACACACAAGCCCCTTCCCCattcctcattggctgagtactACGGGGTGTACAGTCTTCCTGGGTGGCACCTAAGTTTCACTATTCCCATGTAGGGTtattttctctccccttccccactggAATTTCTGTTTCTTCAGTGACAGAAATGCCCAAGGAACGTGTATGGGGTTAGAGCTGATTGGCTGAAGTTGTTGGAGTTGTTTACTTGAGAGATTTTCCTGGTGTTTGAAGTCCTGCAGTTGCCATGTCGTGGACTGCTTGGGCGGGCTAACTGCCAGTAATTTCCCACATTACTATTTTATATTGACAATACACTGTTGAGTGTTTCTCACAATTTTGTGTTTatacttttagttccattttcatttttactttggtgtcttttggtttttaaatctttctaaaaGTTGTTGACTCCTTCATAGAGTGAGTCTGATTTAGTTTCTAGTAACAG containing:
- the PMF1 gene encoding polyamine-modulated factor 1 isoform X1, giving the protein MAEASSTNSAADEKGSEGSSPESVPPSSTISRVKLLDTMVDTFLQKLVAAGSYKRFTDCYKRFYQLQPDMTQRIYDKFITQLQTSIREEISEIKEEGNLEAVLNSLDKIVEEGRDRKEPAWRPSGIPEKDLCSIMAPYFLQQRDTLRHHVQKQEAKNRQLADAILAGRKQVEELQLQIQARQQALQALHREQRELLAVLREPE
- the PMF1 gene encoding polyamine-modulated factor 1 isoform X2, with amino-acid sequence MAEASSTNSAADEKGSEGSSPESVPPSSTISRVKLLDTMVDTFLQKLVAAGRRPSGIPEKDLCSIMAPYFLQQRDTLRHHVQKQEAKNRQLADAILAGRKQVEELQLQIQARQQALQALHREQRELLAVLREPE